The Nitrosomonas sp. sh817 genome includes a window with the following:
- a CDS encoding porin family protein yields the protein MKYFLQKKKFANNFSASSLLLALTLASPQVLAQDAANQRIRQLENALQQIQQELANIKAEAAKTQEIQNELNRVKAESAQTTQKVERIQQVTERSQPAEMDFEGVSEKRTMLFFRGGYARSDSLRNGTTLESRVVPLGAQEQAGRDAWYVGAGFDYQLTRDGWGFIPKTEVDAELMFEYKQFGIVAGNALANEPSILAGAPLNPRGVTVNQFTLTAAPKIKFNHFAQYKIRPWIIPAGLGIHVISPPSESVTYISPGIMFGGGVEYNIWRDFFVGVDARYHYVPGGLDGSSFSGLTTGGYVGIGF from the coding sequence ATGAAGTATTTTTTACAAAAGAAAAAGTTTGCCAACAATTTTTCGGCAAGTTCATTGTTATTAGCATTAACATTGGCTTCGCCCCAGGTACTTGCGCAAGATGCGGCCAATCAACGTATCCGCCAGTTGGAAAATGCACTGCAACAAATTCAGCAAGAGTTAGCTAATATCAAAGCTGAAGCGGCTAAAACCCAAGAAATTCAGAACGAATTGAACCGCGTGAAAGCGGAGTCGGCGCAAACCACGCAGAAAGTTGAGAGAATTCAGCAAGTCACCGAGCGCAGTCAGCCAGCGGAAATGGATTTCGAAGGTGTCAGCGAAAAACGGACCATGCTGTTTTTCCGCGGCGGTTATGCGCGTAGCGACTCGCTTCGTAACGGCACCACATTGGAAAGCCGCGTTGTCCCGCTGGGTGCGCAAGAGCAAGCGGGCCGGGATGCCTGGTATGTCGGCGCCGGCTTTGATTATCAATTGACCCGCGATGGCTGGGGCTTTATTCCTAAAACCGAGGTTGATGCAGAGTTGATGTTCGAGTACAAGCAGTTTGGAATCGTCGCAGGTAATGCATTGGCGAACGAACCCAGCATCTTGGCGGGCGCGCCGCTCAACCCGCGGGGCGTGACGGTAAATCAATTTACCTTGACCGCCGCGCCTAAAATCAAATTTAACCACTTTGCGCAATATAAGATCCGGCCTTGGATCATACCGGCCGGTTTGGGTATCCATGTAATCAGCCCGCCGTCTGAATCGGTCACGTATATTTCTCCCGGCATTATGTTCGGCGGTGGTGTTGAATATAACATCTGGCGTGATTTCTTCGTCGGTGTCGATGCGCGCTACCATTATGTTCCCGGCGGACTGGATGGCTCCAGCTTTAGCGGCTTGACCACCGGTGGTTATGTCGGTATCGGTTTCTAA
- the aat gene encoding leucyl/phenylalanyl-tRNA--protein transferase — protein MINEKNLYSSFPPLEKALDEPNGLLAVGGDLSPQRLIEAYCKGIFPWFNEGEPIYWWSPDPRMILFPAELKISRSLCKTLRKDHYQIRADTVFTQVMQACAAPRQGQSGTWIHPQMIAAYTALHEMGLAHSVETWIGGELVGGLYGVALGKVFFGESMFSRITDASKIAFVHLVKQLQYREFGLIDCQVKTRHLASLGAREISRVSFSRQLETLISDIAIGSKWNFERMQLETSG, from the coding sequence ATGATTAACGAGAAAAACCTTTATTCGTCATTTCCTCCGCTTGAAAAAGCCCTCGATGAACCCAATGGTCTATTGGCGGTTGGCGGTGATTTGTCGCCGCAACGCTTGATCGAAGCGTATTGCAAAGGTATTTTTCCGTGGTTTAATGAAGGTGAGCCGATTTACTGGTGGAGTCCGGATCCGAGAATGATATTGTTTCCGGCGGAATTAAAAATATCCCGGTCATTGTGCAAGACTCTCCGCAAGGATCATTACCAAATCCGCGCCGATACGGTGTTTACACAAGTCATGCAAGCGTGCGCAGCGCCTCGTCAGGGACAGTCCGGCACCTGGATACATCCGCAGATGATCGCGGCTTACACGGCGCTGCACGAAATGGGCCTGGCGCATTCGGTGGAAACCTGGATCGGTGGCGAGCTGGTTGGCGGTCTCTATGGCGTTGCTTTGGGCAAAGTATTTTTCGGCGAATCGATGTTTTCACGCATTACCGATGCATCGAAAATCGCCTTCGTGCATCTGGTGAAACAACTACAATACCGGGAATTCGGTCTGATCGATTGCCAAGTGAAAACCCGTCATCTGGCATCGCTCGGCGCGCGGGAAATTTCCCGCGTCAGCTTCAGCCGGCAACTGGAAACGTTGATTAGCGATATCGCAATCGGCAGCAAATGGAACTTTGAACGCATGCAACTTGAAACATCCGGATAA
- a CDS encoding arginyltransferase, giving the protein MIKFHTTNPYSCSYLPGKSACSEVVTPEHSIDIPAYAKLIQAGFRRSGHYIYRPRCEHCQACLSVRVQAKSFVPKRFQRRAWNQHQHLQVTAHPLHYNPAHYALYQRYQTKRHAGGGMDKDCREQYHNFLLQSHVDSMLIEFRDNQQLRMVSIIDLLPDGFSSVYTFFDADIAHASFGTYSILWQIEQCRNLGMDYLYLGYWIRDNRKMRYKINFQPLEVLLNGRWQLLDSRIFA; this is encoded by the coding sequence GTGATTAAATTTCATACCACGAACCCTTATTCCTGCAGTTATTTACCTGGCAAATCAGCTTGCTCGGAAGTGGTTACGCCGGAACATAGCATCGATATCCCCGCTTACGCGAAATTAATACAAGCCGGCTTCCGGCGCAGCGGACATTACATTTATCGCCCCCGTTGCGAACATTGCCAAGCCTGCCTGTCGGTGCGCGTCCAGGCTAAATCCTTTGTGCCCAAGCGCTTTCAGCGACGGGCCTGGAATCAACATCAGCATTTGCAAGTTACCGCGCATCCGCTGCATTACAATCCGGCACATTACGCGCTCTATCAACGCTACCAGACGAAGCGCCATGCCGGTGGCGGCATGGATAAGGATTGCCGTGAGCAGTATCACAATTTTTTGCTGCAAAGCCATGTCGATTCCATGCTGATTGAGTTTCGCGACAATCAACAACTGCGCATGGTCAGCATCATCGACCTGTTGCCGGATGGATTCTCATCGGTCTACACGTTTTTTGACGCGGATATTGCCCACGCAAGTTTCGGCACTTACAGCATTCTGTGGCAGATTGAACAGTGCCGGAATCTGGGAATGGATTATTTATATTTAGGTTATTGGATCCGGGACAACCGGAAAATGCGATATAAAATCAACTTCCAGCCGCTAGAAGTATTGCTGAATGGCCGATGGCAACTGCTGGACAGCCGCATCTTCGCGTAA
- a CDS encoding quinone-dependent dihydroorotate dehydrogenase — MSYQFFRPLLFQLNPESAHRFSLAALDQLTRLGLLPRTVIDCQPQNVMGLTFPNPVGLAAGLDKNGEHLDALARLGFGFIEIGTVTPRPQPGNPAPRLFRVPEANAIINRLGFNNHGVDRLIENVTQSSYRGILGINIGKNFDTPIDRAADDYLTGLHKVYRYASYVTINISSPNTKNLRDLQSTGALDRLLNQLKSAQQELSQSHGKYVPVAVKIAPDLDTAQIESIAALLLKHRMDGVIATNTTLSREGIAHLPVAQESGGLSGAPLKQRSTTIVQQLHGFLQNAIPIIGVGGIQSVADAKEKLAAGASLIQLYTGLIYHGPGLIRTIAQELCADQISPSSNSHESTTD, encoded by the coding sequence ATGTCCTATCAATTTTTCCGTCCGCTGCTGTTTCAACTAAATCCCGAGTCCGCGCACCGCTTCTCTCTGGCTGCGCTCGATCAGCTGACAAGATTGGGCTTGCTGCCTCGCACCGTGATTGACTGTCAGCCTCAGAACGTGATGGGGTTAACTTTTCCCAATCCGGTCGGACTGGCTGCCGGGCTGGATAAAAATGGCGAGCATCTCGATGCGCTCGCCAGGCTCGGATTCGGTTTCATCGAAATCGGCACGGTCACGCCCCGGCCGCAACCGGGCAATCCGGCGCCCCGCCTTTTCCGCGTTCCCGAAGCCAACGCCATCATCAATCGCCTCGGCTTTAATAACCACGGCGTCGACCGGCTGATCGAAAATGTCACGCAGTCAAGCTATCGGGGTATTTTAGGAATCAATATCGGCAAGAATTTTGACACACCGATCGACAGAGCAGCGGATGATTATCTGACCGGCTTGCATAAAGTCTATCGCTACGCCAGTTATGTGACGATCAACATCTCCTCGCCCAATACCAAGAATTTGCGGGATTTGCAGTCTACCGGCGCATTGGACCGTTTGCTGAATCAATTAAAATCCGCGCAGCAGGAACTGTCGCAATCTCATGGAAAGTATGTGCCGGTTGCCGTAAAAATCGCCCCCGATCTCGATACCGCGCAGATCGAATCCATCGCGGCACTATTGCTGAAACATCGCATGGATGGTGTCATCGCCACCAATACCACGCTATCGCGCGAAGGCATCGCGCATTTGCCGGTTGCGCAAGAAAGCGGCGGACTTAGCGGTGCGCCGTTGAAACAGCGATCGACAACCATCGTTCAGCAATTGCACGGCTTCCTGCAAAATGCGATTCCAATCATTGGTGTCGGTGGCATACAGTCGGTTGCGGATGCCAAAGAAAAACTCGCAGCCGGCGCCAGCTTGATCCAGTTATATACCGGATTGATTTATCATGGCCCT